In Halobaculum rubrum, the following are encoded in one genomic region:
- a CDS encoding PIN domain-containing protein, giving the protein MVFLDSSTIIQYLRGDETVRDYIDSREPWWTSTICVYEVINGRLGRGNTDVMGVREEFGGVQAVELNESIALEAGRLQDELVSDGSRLATADVLVAATARTTGDELVVADSDFQTDPLQDVMTVTNLRD; this is encoded by the coding sequence ATGGTGTTTCTCGACTCCTCAACGATCATCCAGTATCTCCGCGGGGACGAGACCGTCCGCGACTACATCGACAGCCGCGAGCCGTGGTGGACCTCCACGATCTGCGTGTACGAGGTGATCAACGGTCGACTCGGACGAGGGAACACCGACGTGATGGGGGTGCGCGAGGAGTTCGGTGGCGTGCAGGCGGTCGAGCTCAACGAGTCGATCGCTCTCGAAGCAGGCAGACTTCAGGACGAACTGGTCTCCGACGGATCCAGACTCGCGACCGCCGACGTCCTCGTCGCCGCGACCGCTCGAACGACCGGCGACGAACTCGTCGTCGCCGATTCCGACTTCCAGACCGACCCGCTTCAGGACGTGATGACTGTCACGAACCTCCGAGACTGA
- a CDS encoding phytoene/squalene synthase family protein, translated as MPDADRPAATHPDADLAWCHEAVQGVSRTFALTVDTLDEPMSSYICLGYLVCRIADTVEDADHIAPDEQAALLREFDAALDPDDDTDAGDFRASVGPHLPPADERSADWEVVAAVERVFATFEGLPPEVRRAVVPPAREMATGMADFVERYADEGGLRIETRRELEEYCYYVAGTVGTLITNLVTALGTVDDERADRLYEVAEEFGLLLQLVNVAKDVHDDYTEENNVYLPAEWLEDEGVPQEEVVAPEHREGTASVVSRTTEYARGFLDGAQTYLEHVPLVEGNTLAAWTIPYLLAVGTLRELSEHPERAVTGEGVKVSREEVFAVVTAAHEHGRDALPRLRESIAAQPFHTAPSAAD; from the coding sequence ATGCCCGACGCCGATCGCCCCGCCGCGACCCACCCCGACGCCGACCTCGCGTGGTGCCACGAGGCCGTGCAGGGAGTGTCGCGCACCTTCGCGCTGACTGTCGACACCCTCGACGAGCCGATGTCGTCGTACATCTGTCTCGGCTATCTCGTCTGCCGGATCGCCGACACCGTCGAGGACGCCGACCACATCGCCCCCGACGAACAGGCCGCGCTCCTGCGGGAGTTCGACGCGGCCCTCGACCCCGACGACGACACCGACGCCGGCGACTTCCGCGCCTCGGTCGGCCCTCACCTCCCGCCGGCGGACGAGCGCTCGGCCGACTGGGAGGTCGTCGCGGCGGTCGAACGCGTGTTCGCCACCTTCGAGGGACTCCCGCCGGAGGTCCGCCGCGCCGTCGTCCCGCCCGCCCGGGAGATGGCCACCGGAATGGCCGACTTCGTCGAGCGCTACGCCGACGAGGGCGGCCTCCGCATCGAGACCCGGAGGGAACTGGAGGAGTACTGCTACTACGTCGCCGGCACGGTCGGCACCCTCATCACGAACCTCGTCACGGCGCTGGGCACCGTCGACGACGAGCGTGCCGACCGGCTGTACGAGGTCGCCGAGGAGTTCGGTCTCCTGCTGCAGCTCGTGAACGTCGCGAAGGACGTCCACGACGACTACACCGAGGAGAACAACGTCTATCTCCCGGCCGAGTGGCTCGAGGACGAGGGCGTTCCCCAAGAGGAGGTCGTCGCGCCCGAGCACCGCGAGGGCACCGCCAGCGTCGTCTCGCGCACGACGGAGTACGCCCGCGGCTTCCTCGACGGCGCGCAGACGTACCTCGAACACGTCCCGCTGGTCGAGGGCAACACCCTCGCCGCGTGGACGATCCCGTACCTGCTTGCGGTCGGGACGCTTCGGGAACTGTCCGAGCATCCCGAGCGCGCCGTCACCGGCGAGGGCGTGAAGGTGAGCCGCGAGGAGGTGTTCGCCGTGGTGACGGCGGCCCACGAGCACGGACGCGACGCGCTGCCGCGCCTGCGGGAGTCGATCGCCGCGCAGCCGTTCCACACGGCGCCGTCGGCGGCGGATTGA
- a CDS encoding acyl-CoA dehydrogenase, giving the protein MDFGLTTEQRQIRDMVAEFVDEEIEPRAAEIDEEDEFPRDIVDQMAELGLMGMPFPEEYGGADLDYHSYALGLSEIARGSGGLGTVVAAHISLAGNMLYAFGDEEQKQEFLTPLAEGEDIGAFALSEAGAGSDVPAMETTAQKDGDGYVVNGGKLWISNGSVADTVTLFAKTDPDAGNKGISSFVVRPEEDDGFIVEGTEHKLGDKGCPTAELRFDDMYVPEDRLLGEEGDGFVQALKTLNGGRITIAARGVGIARAALEEAAEYATQRDQFGGPISQFQAIQHKIADMDTKLQAAELLMHKAADLKIKGEPFIKEAAQAKLYSSEISREVANEAIQIHGGYGYTKDFPVERFYRDAKLNEIYEGTSEVLRNTIAQQVLDE; this is encoded by the coding sequence ATGGACTTCGGGCTGACAACCGAGCAACGACAGATCCGCGACATGGTCGCGGAGTTCGTCGACGAGGAGATCGAACCGCGGGCCGCAGAGATCGACGAGGAGGACGAGTTCCCCCGCGACATCGTCGACCAGATGGCCGAACTCGGCCTGATGGGGATGCCGTTCCCCGAGGAGTACGGCGGCGCCGACCTCGATTACCACAGCTACGCGCTCGGGCTCTCCGAGATCGCGCGCGGCTCGGGCGGCCTCGGCACGGTCGTCGCCGCGCACATCTCGCTGGCGGGCAACATGCTGTACGCCTTCGGCGACGAGGAACAGAAACAGGAGTTCCTCACGCCGCTCGCGGAGGGCGAGGACATCGGTGCGTTCGCGCTCTCGGAGGCGGGCGCCGGCTCCGACGTGCCCGCGATGGAGACCACGGCTCAAAAGGACGGCGACGGCTACGTCGTCAACGGCGGGAAGCTGTGGATCTCGAACGGCTCCGTCGCCGACACCGTCACGCTGTTCGCGAAGACCGACCCCGACGCCGGCAACAAGGGGATCTCCTCGTTCGTCGTGCGGCCCGAGGAGGACGACGGCTTCATCGTCGAGGGCACCGAGCACAAGCTCGGCGACAAGGGCTGTCCCACGGCCGAGCTCCGCTTCGACGACATGTACGTCCCCGAGGACCGCCTGCTTGGCGAGGAGGGCGACGGCTTCGTGCAGGCGCTGAAGACGCTCAACGGCGGCCGGATCACTATCGCCGCCCGCGGCGTCGGCATCGCCCGCGCCGCTCTCGAGGAGGCCGCGGAGTACGCCACCCAGCGCGACCAGTTCGGCGGCCCCATCTCGCAGTTCCAGGCGATCCAGCACAAGATCGCCGACATGGACACGAAGCTGCAGGCCGCGGAGCTGCTGATGCACAAGGCCGCCGACCTGAAGATCAAGGGCGAGCCGTTCATCAAGGAGGCCGCACAGGCGAAGCTGTACTCCAGCGAGATCAGCCGCGAGGTGGCCAACGAGGCGATCCAGATCCACGGGGGCTACGGCTACACCAAGGACTTCCCCGTCGAGCGGTTCTACCGCGACGCGAAGCTCAACGAGATCTACGAGGGGACCAGCGAGGTCCTGCGCAACACGATCGCACAACAGGTCCTCGACGAGTAG
- a CDS encoding mechanosensitive ion channel family protein — MTHGNEPGVSASILQTGGETGSPATFVADLLEGFGVPATFAASAGAVITFFVVLAAFVVAGRMLVVPLVSRLLDAQGLETHAKRPLKKLTTVIVVFVGLAVAFGLAGFGDFLQSLATIAAAATLAIGFAMQDVIKNFVAGIFIFTDRPFRIDDWIEWDGNAGIVEDISFRVSRIRTFDNELLTVPNSQLTDGVIKNPVAKETLRLQFLFGIGYGDDIEHATEIIVEEAERHPDVLSDPAPSVRLTELADSYVGLKSRIWIANPSRADFVKIRSEYVTNVKRRFDEEGIEIPFPQRDLSGGVELNTPAEGPAALGDD; from the coding sequence ATGACACACGGGAACGAACCCGGAGTCTCGGCGTCGATCCTCCAAACCGGGGGCGAGACGGGAAGCCCCGCGACGTTCGTCGCGGACCTCCTGGAGGGGTTCGGCGTACCCGCAACGTTCGCGGCCTCCGCGGGTGCGGTGATCACGTTTTTCGTCGTGCTGGCGGCGTTCGTGGTGGCGGGGCGCATGCTCGTCGTTCCGCTGGTGAGTCGCCTCCTCGACGCGCAGGGCCTCGAAACGCACGCGAAGCGGCCGCTGAAGAAGCTGACCACCGTGATCGTTGTCTTCGTCGGTCTCGCCGTCGCGTTCGGCCTCGCCGGCTTCGGCGACTTCCTCCAGTCGTTGGCGACGATCGCCGCCGCGGCGACGCTCGCCATCGGCTTCGCGATGCAGGACGTGATCAAGAACTTCGTCGCCGGGATCTTCATCTTCACCGACAGGCCGTTCCGCATCGACGACTGGATCGAGTGGGACGGCAACGCCGGCATCGTCGAGGACATCTCCTTTCGCGTCTCGCGGATTCGGACCTTCGACAACGAACTGTTGACGGTGCCGAACTCCCAGCTCACCGACGGCGTGATCAAAAACCCCGTCGCGAAGGAGACCCTCCGGCTGCAGTTCCTCTTCGGGATCGGCTACGGCGACGACATCGAGCACGCGACCGAGATCATCGTCGAGGAGGCCGAGCGCCACCCGGATGTCCTCTCGGACCCGGCGCCGTCGGTCCGCCTGACGGAGCTCGCCGACAGCTACGTCGGCCTCAAGAGCCGCATCTGGATCGCCAACCCCTCGCGCGCCGACTTCGTCAAGATCCGCAGCGAGTACGTGACGAACGTGAAACGGCGCTTCGACGAGGAGGGCATCGAGATCCCGTTCCCGCAGCGGGACCTCTCGGGCGGCGTGGAACTGAACACGCCCGCCGAGGGTCCAGCGGCGCTTGGCGACGACTGA
- a CDS encoding YhbY family RNA-binding protein, which translates to MTDHDLRKQAHDLDVTVWVGKKGVSAVVDELDDQLTERDLVKAKFHRSAQAGTDVDELAADLAERVSADLIETRGHTAVLHR; encoded by the coding sequence ATGACTGACCACGATCTTCGTAAGCAGGCCCACGACCTCGACGTAACCGTCTGGGTCGGCAAGAAGGGCGTCTCGGCGGTCGTCGACGAGCTCGACGACCAGCTGACGGAACGCGATCTCGTGAAGGCGAAGTTCCACCGCTCGGCGCAGGCGGGGACCGACGTGGACGAACTCGCCGCCGACCTGGCCGAGCGAGTGTCGGCCGACCTGATCGAGACGCGCGGCCACACCGCCGTGCTGCATCGATGA
- a CDS encoding ribonuclease P protein component 4, with protein sequence MNDASIAEERIDRLAEFARRLTRAGDDERAREAVRLARRIAERHRCGLPRRFDRFTCDACDAYLLPGRNARVRLQEGSHVVIRCDCGATERYPYPE encoded by the coding sequence ATGAACGACGCATCGATCGCCGAGGAGCGGATCGATCGCCTCGCGGAGTTCGCTCGCCGGCTGACCCGCGCGGGCGACGACGAGCGGGCGCGCGAGGCCGTCAGGCTCGCGCGGCGGATCGCGGAGCGACACCGCTGCGGGCTCCCCCGGCGGTTCGATCGATTCACCTGCGACGCGTGCGACGCGTACCTCCTTCCCGGCCGCAACGCCCGGGTCAGACTGCAGGAGGGGAGCCACGTCGTGATCCGCTGTGACTGCGGCGCGACCGAGCGCTATCCGTACCCCGAGTAA
- a CDS encoding MFS transporter gives MYRPSLDAVRGFDRAVYVVALGQLINVFGGGLVYPFATVHFHLQVGIALSVVGLGLGAKSVTTAAGTAAGGLLADVVGRKPVMVASMALSAVALAAFAFVPEIAGVVPPTVPAATGVSALGVAFVGVCVASGFVRGLYTPASHAMTADLTDASERDRGYALLKVANNVGFGAGFVVGGALYSVASVAVFVADGATSAVVALVILLFVPRGAADSEDGEQAVTTDGEAASNAGALAAWWRAATRPRVLALAGVNVGFAVMYAQMQTTVPIVAKEGLGLTAAQLGTLYVVNPATIVLLQIPLVDAVGGWRRTRGLAVSACFWAVAMLAAWGADLLPAPDGGGLAAPAVLLGVALVGGHLFLRTVGEVLHSPLASALMSDLGSAAERGTQLSMLEVAKRLGIGLGSFAGGLFFDLGLSGLLWPTLVAVCGLVVAALLWLERSLDPAENGARGDATEVGGDPASDD, from the coding sequence GTGTACCGTCCGTCGCTCGACGCCGTCCGCGGCTTCGACCGCGCCGTCTACGTCGTCGCGTTGGGGCAACTGATCAACGTCTTCGGCGGCGGGCTCGTCTACCCGTTCGCGACGGTTCACTTCCACCTGCAGGTCGGGATCGCGCTGTCGGTCGTCGGGCTCGGGCTCGGCGCCAAGAGCGTGACAACGGCCGCAGGGACGGCCGCGGGCGGACTCCTCGCGGACGTGGTCGGCCGCAAGCCCGTGATGGTCGCGTCGATGGCGCTGTCGGCGGTCGCGCTCGCGGCGTTCGCGTTCGTCCCCGAGATCGCCGGCGTCGTTCCCCCGACGGTCCCGGCCGCGACCGGGGTGTCCGCGCTCGGCGTCGCGTTCGTCGGCGTCTGCGTCGCCTCGGGGTTCGTCCGCGGGCTGTACACGCCCGCGAGTCACGCGATGACGGCGGACCTCACCGACGCGTCCGAGCGCGACCGCGGGTACGCCCTCCTGAAGGTGGCGAACAACGTCGGCTTCGGCGCCGGCTTCGTCGTCGGCGGCGCCCTCTACTCGGTCGCCTCGGTCGCCGTCTTCGTCGCCGACGGCGCCACCTCCGCGGTCGTCGCGTTGGTGATCCTCCTGTTCGTGCCGCGCGGCGCGGCCGACAGCGAGGACGGGGAGCAAGCGGTCACCACGGACGGCGAAGCCGCCTCGAACGCCGGCGCGCTCGCGGCCTGGTGGCGCGCGGCGACTCGCCCGCGAGTACTCGCGTTGGCCGGCGTCAACGTCGGCTTCGCGGTCATGTACGCGCAGATGCAGACGACCGTCCCCATCGTCGCCAAGGAAGGGCTGGGACTCACGGCCGCCCAACTCGGCACGCTGTACGTCGTGAACCCTGCCACCATCGTTCTCCTGCAGATCCCGCTGGTCGACGCGGTCGGCGGCTGGCGCCGCACCCGAGGGCTCGCTGTCTCGGCGTGTTTCTGGGCCGTCGCGATGCTCGCGGCGTGGGGGGCGGATCTCCTCCCCGCCCCCGACGGCGGCGGGCTCGCCGCGCCGGCGGTGCTGCTGGGCGTCGCGCTCGTCGGCGGCCACCTCTTCCTCCGGACGGTCGGGGAGGTGCTCCACTCCCCGCTGGCGTCCGCGCTGATGTCGGACCTCGGGAGCGCGGCCGAGCGCGGGACGCAACTGTCGATGCTCGAGGTCGCCAAGCGCCTCGGCATCGGGCTCGGCTCGTTCGCGGGCGGGCTGTTCTTCGATCTCGGACTGTCCGGCCTGCTGTGGCCGACGCTCGTCGCGGTGTGCGGGCTCGTCGTCGCGGCGCTGCTGTGGCTCGAACGGTCGCTGGATCCGGCCGAGAACGGCGCTCGCGGGGACGCGACGGAGGTCGGGGGCGACCCCGCGAGCGACGACTGA
- a CDS encoding ribbon-helix-helix domain-containing protein, producing the protein MAKDTVRYPDEVVDEIDALVDDGVFESKSEFYRFSAEYVLALVSDDWEPETFNYGEIRDELDLQEEPVLIGADGGRDFLNAVITVRQLGLRNDFAEAEQFIDENYETTDRSGMILEELLRVYRDRAENGSTPGV; encoded by the coding sequence ATGGCCAAAGACACCGTCCGGTATCCCGACGAAGTCGTCGACGAGATCGACGCGCTCGTCGACGACGGCGTCTTCGAGAGCAAGTCCGAGTTCTACCGCTTCTCCGCGGAGTACGTGCTCGCGCTCGTCAGCGACGACTGGGAGCCGGAGACGTTCAACTACGGCGAGATCCGCGACGAACTCGATCTGCAGGAAGAGCCCGTACTGATCGGCGCCGACGGCGGCCGCGATTTCCTCAACGCGGTCATCACCGTCCGACAACTCGGCCTGCGCAACGACTTCGCGGAGGCCGAGCAGTTCATCGACGAGAACTACGAGACGACCGACCGCTCGGGGATGATCCTCGAGGAACTGCTCCGCGTCTACCGCGACCGCGCGGAGAACGGCTCGACGCCCGGCGTCTGA
- a CDS encoding MutS-related protein has product MRLEQYWGVGPKTAETLRGSLGEEAAIAAIESADVRALADAGVSRGRATRVLRRAGGTEAMDLFGTRDAREVYDDLLDIAAGYAVTDHAADRVRVLTPLTSDERREDRLDDVLEARDAWAGLSETDREAVLDAFAEYDDAGGTDRAAVECALALREAGLAGGTFAALDGVDEASLREAAAALAALTDDGVAAGADDRLDRLRERAAAARDLADSAFDVVETVRERGARDADAFQSAVVGYVAEETGLTRGRVESASPDGAVDSADFVGSTLRTLADELAAAADERATEVRAELEADVADGGADVRAVVDAVSEIAFLLSLARFAVAHDLSRPSLDGDGVAVANARNLFLSGDVQPVTYGVGEHGISGDAPAGDRVAVLTGANSGGKTTLLETVCQVVILASMGLPVPAEAAEVGRFDTVVFHRRHASFNAGVLESTLKSVVPPLVGEGRTLMLVDEFEAITEPGRAADLLNGLVELTVDRGAVGVYVTHLAADLSPLPDAARVDGIFAEGLTNDLELLVDYQPRFGVVGKSTPEFIVSRLVANAGDRAVRQGFEELASAVGEEAVQRTLSDAEWTAGEK; this is encoded by the coding sequence ATGCGACTGGAACAGTACTGGGGCGTCGGGCCGAAGACCGCCGAGACGCTCCGCGGGTCGCTCGGCGAGGAGGCCGCGATCGCCGCCATCGAGTCGGCGGACGTGCGCGCGCTCGCCGACGCCGGCGTCTCCCGTGGGCGCGCGACCCGCGTGCTCCGCCGGGCCGGCGGGACGGAGGCGATGGATCTCTTCGGGACGCGCGACGCCCGCGAGGTGTACGACGACCTCCTCGACATCGCCGCGGGCTACGCCGTCACCGATCACGCCGCCGACCGTGTCCGCGTGCTCACGCCGCTCACGAGCGACGAGCGGCGCGAGGACCGCCTCGACGACGTGCTCGAAGCCCGCGACGCGTGGGCCGGACTGAGCGAGACCGACCGCGAGGCGGTCCTCGACGCGTTCGCCGAGTACGACGACGCAGGCGGCACCGACCGCGCGGCCGTCGAGTGCGCGCTCGCGCTGCGTGAGGCGGGACTGGCCGGAGGCACTTTCGCCGCGCTCGACGGCGTCGACGAGGCGAGCCTCCGGGAAGCCGCCGCCGCGCTCGCCGCGCTCACCGACGACGGCGTCGCCGCGGGCGCCGACGACCGACTCGACCGCCTGCGCGAGCGCGCGGCCGCCGCGCGCGACCTCGCGGACTCGGCGTTCGACGTGGTCGAGACGGTGCGCGAGCGCGGCGCACGCGACGCCGACGCGTTTCAGTCGGCGGTCGTGGGATACGTCGCCGAGGAGACGGGTCTCACGCGCGGGCGCGTCGAGTCGGCCAGCCCCGACGGCGCCGTCGACTCCGCGGACTTCGTCGGTTCCACGCTCCGCACGCTCGCGGACGAACTGGCGGCGGCGGCCGACGAGCGCGCCACCGAGGTCCGCGCCGAGTTGGAGGCGGACGTGGCCGACGGCGGCGCCGACGTGCGGGCGGTCGTCGACGCGGTCTCGGAGATCGCCTTCCTCCTCTCGCTGGCGCGGTTCGCCGTCGCACACGACCTCTCCCGGCCGTCGCTCGACGGCGACGGCGTCGCGGTCGCGAACGCACGGAACCTGTTCCTCTCCGGGGACGTGCAGCCGGTCACCTACGGCGTCGGCGAGCACGGGATCTCGGGCGATGCGCCCGCCGGCGACCGCGTCGCCGTCCTCACGGGGGCGAACTCCGGCGGGAAGACGACGCTGTTGGAGACCGTCTGTCAGGTCGTGATCCTCGCGTCGATGGGGCTGCCCGTCCCGGCAGAGGCCGCCGAGGTCGGCCGGTTCGACACCGTCGTGTTCCATCGTCGGCACGCCTCGTTCAACGCCGGCGTGCTGGAGTCGACGCTGAAATCCGTCGTCCCCCCGCTGGTCGGCGAGGGACGGACGCTGATGCTCGTCGACGAGTTCGAGGCGATCACCGAGCCCGGCCGCGCGGCGGACCTGCTGAACGGGCTCGTGGAACTCACGGTCGACCGCGGCGCGGTCGGGGTGTACGTCACCCATCTCGCGGCGGACCTCTCGCCGCTGCCCGACGCCGCCCGCGTCGACGGCATCTTCGCCGAGGGCCTGACGAACGATCTGGAACTGCTCGTCGACTACCAGCCCCGCTTCGGCGTCGTCGGCAAGTCCACGCCGGAGTTCATCGTCTCGCGGCTCGTCGCCAACGCCGGCGACCGCGCGGTTCGCCAGGGGTTCGAGGAACTCGCGTCCGCCGTCGGCGAGGAGGCCGTCCAGCGGACGCTCTCGGACGCGGAGTGGACTGCCGGAGAGAAATAA
- a CDS encoding bacteriorhodopsin, protein MIGDLLSPSLGGIDSVVYGVGTLGMLVGVGVVMWLLRDGDLDAEAGKFRYLMVIPAFAGLSYAGMTLGVGAFTVNGYEVEGVRYLDWLVTTPVLVGYAGHVVDVDRSVVLGAVGLDATMILTGFVATTTSGTLRWGAFTVSTLAFLIMLYVLFVQYPRRANTTTPERKRLFLRLRNQVGVLWLLYPVIWLASPVGFGIVSTLGTAMLVTFMDVAAKVPYTWVVHEHRGIFRHDRDAVAVDHEADGTAGGDSPVATAD, encoded by the coding sequence ATGATCGGCGATCTCCTCTCGCCGTCGCTCGGGGGTATCGACTCGGTCGTCTACGGCGTCGGCACGCTCGGGATGCTGGTCGGCGTCGGCGTCGTGATGTGGCTGTTGCGCGACGGCGACCTCGACGCCGAGGCCGGGAAGTTCCGGTATCTGATGGTGATCCCGGCGTTCGCGGGGCTGTCGTACGCCGGCATGACCCTCGGTGTCGGCGCGTTCACGGTCAACGGCTACGAGGTCGAGGGGGTGCGATATCTCGACTGGCTCGTCACGACGCCCGTGCTCGTCGGCTACGCCGGACACGTCGTCGACGTCGACCGCTCGGTCGTCCTCGGCGCCGTCGGCCTCGACGCGACGATGATCCTGACGGGGTTCGTCGCGACGACTACCTCGGGGACGCTCCGGTGGGGCGCGTTCACCGTCTCCACGCTGGCGTTCCTGATCATGCTGTACGTCCTGTTCGTCCAGTACCCGCGGCGCGCGAACACGACGACACCCGAGCGGAAGCGGCTGTTCCTCCGCCTCCGCAATCAGGTCGGCGTCCTCTGGCTGCTGTACCCCGTCATCTGGCTGGCCAGTCCTGTCGGGTTCGGGATCGTCTCCACCCTCGGCACAGCCATGCTCGTGACGTTCATGGACGTGGCCGCGAAGGTACCGTACACGTGGGTCGTCCACGAGCATCGCGGGATCTTCCGGCACGACCGGGATGCGGTCGCCGTCGACCACGAGGCGGACGGCACCGCCGGCGGCGACTCGCCCGTGGCTACCGCGGACTGA
- a CDS encoding methyl-accepting chemotaxis protein has translation MVQLLRRSFAAKLLVGFALTTGATVGYGLVTRNVVGTILMATAGQVVLGAYLGTNTVVSMRTLEEQTEAIADGDLDVAVRTSRADELGRVYSSVDRMRRSLASRIEDADDARAEAEAAEARAQSLADDYQRTATDYAETMRAVADGDLRRRVDVDREHDAMETVGTAFNDALDELEVALARVDTFAGDVAAGAADVRTAAEQIDERTDDVLAATDDIDAATDEQRATARTGAEETADLSATAEEVAATTESLVERTDEAADASEEARTAAGDAIETMGDVDETMSEAVDRIETLDEATAEITEAAELIRDIAEQTNMLALNASIEAARAGSDAGNAGDGFAVVAEEVKGLAEDTGDRADAIAEMIDEVRTETERAVEAIRRTSEQVSDGSTTVAEAVDRLDDIAEAVDDLDQGVREISDATAEQASAAAGVSETIDDLAENSDRTADRAAEADAAASEQSTAVDAVVEESETFRARSDDLLEVLGEFELRESTGDGTPTASASGGRGGANRTAMSDGGDAVNGGDRR, from the coding sequence ATGGTACAACTACTTCGGCGGAGTTTCGCGGCGAAGCTCCTGGTCGGCTTCGCGCTCACGACGGGCGCGACCGTCGGCTACGGGCTCGTGACGCGCAACGTCGTGGGAACGATACTGATGGCGACAGCGGGGCAGGTGGTGTTGGGAGCGTATCTGGGAACCAACACCGTCGTCTCCATGCGAACGCTGGAAGAACAGACCGAAGCCATCGCCGACGGCGATCTCGACGTGGCGGTACGCACCTCTCGCGCCGACGAGCTCGGTCGGGTGTACAGCTCCGTGGACCGGATGCGTCGCTCGCTCGCCTCCCGGATCGAGGACGCCGACGACGCGCGTGCGGAGGCGGAGGCCGCGGAGGCCCGCGCGCAGTCGCTCGCGGACGATTATCAGCGGACCGCGACCGACTACGCCGAGACGATGCGCGCGGTCGCCGACGGCGACCTGCGCCGGCGGGTCGACGTCGACCGCGAGCACGATGCGATGGAGACGGTCGGCACGGCGTTCAACGACGCCCTCGACGAGTTGGAGGTCGCGCTCGCGCGAGTAGACACGTTCGCCGGCGACGTGGCCGCCGGCGCCGCCGACGTTCGCACCGCGGCCGAACAGATCGACGAGCGGACCGACGACGTGCTCGCGGCGACCGACGACATCGACGCCGCGACCGACGAGCAGCGCGCGACCGCCCGCACCGGCGCCGAGGAGACGGCGGACCTCTCGGCGACCGCCGAGGAGGTCGCCGCGACGACCGAGTCGCTCGTCGAGCGGACCGACGAGGCGGCCGACGCCTCCGAGGAGGCCCGCACGGCCGCCGGCGACGCCATCGAGACGATGGGCGACGTGGACGAGACGATGAGCGAGGCGGTCGACCGCATCGAGACGCTCGACGAGGCGACCGCCGAGATAACCGAGGCCGCCGAACTCATCCGCGACATCGCCGAACAGACGAACATGCTCGCGCTCAACGCGTCGATCGAGGCCGCCCGCGCCGGCAGCGACGCCGGCAACGCGGGTGACGGCTTCGCCGTCGTCGCCGAGGAGGTCAAAGGGCTCGCGGAGGACACCGGCGACCGCGCGGACGCGATCGCGGAGATGATCGACGAGGTGCGCACCGAGACCGAGCGCGCGGTCGAGGCGATCCGGCGGACCAGCGAGCAGGTGAGCGACGGGTCGACGACCGTCGCCGAGGCCGTCGACCGCCTCGACGACATCGCGGAGGCCGTGGACGACCTCGACCAGGGCGTTCGCGAGATCAGCGACGCGACCGCCGAGCAGGCGTCGGCCGCCGCGGGCGTCTCCGAGACGATCGACGACCTCGCGGAGAACAGCGACCGGACGGCCGACCGCGCGGCCGAGGCGGACGCAGCCGCCAGCGAGCAGTCGACCGCCGTCGACGCCGTCGTCGAGGAGTCGGAGACGTTCCGCGCGCGCTCGGACGACCTGCTCGAGGTGCTCGGGGAGTTCGAGCTTCGGGAGTCGACCGGCGACGGGACGCCGACGGCCTCCGCGTCGGGCGGTCGGGGAGGGGCGAACAGGACGGCGATGAGCGACGGCGGCGACGCCGTCAACGGGGGTGACCGCCGATGA